One stretch of Bosea vaviloviae DNA includes these proteins:
- a CDS encoding SGNH/GDSL hydrolase family protein produces the protein MRAAMRFLALNLFAATMLAGATAQAATFSCRETPIVQPVASLSTLSARVAQGPSLTILAIGSSSTEGIGASAKDKTYPARLRALLGKAWPNLPIEIVNAGIGGETAPQTLIRLKTALSARRYDLVIWQVGTNDAVNGGDLGAFKTMVGDGIAMVKQAGVSLALLDPQFFPGVREPERYRDFVAAIANTARGQNVPVFTRYDAMREWYRNDAQAFTSALSSDGFHMSDAGYDCLARDMATALIGMTAPSRAVMAQTAR, from the coding sequence ATGCGCGCCGCGATGCGGTTCCTTGCCTTGAATCTCTTCGCAGCGACGATGTTGGCCGGGGCCACCGCACAGGCGGCCACCTTCTCCTGCCGCGAAACGCCGATCGTGCAGCCTGTCGCCTCTCTCTCGACCCTCTCCGCGCGGGTCGCGCAGGGTCCTTCGCTCACGATCCTGGCGATCGGCTCCTCCTCGACCGAGGGCATCGGCGCCTCCGCCAAGGACAAGACCTATCCGGCCCGGCTCAGGGCGCTGCTCGGCAAGGCCTGGCCCAATCTCCCGATCGAGATCGTCAATGCCGGCATCGGCGGCGAGACCGCTCCGCAGACGCTCATCCGCCTGAAAACCGCGCTCAGTGCGCGCCGGTACGACCTCGTGATCTGGCAGGTCGGCACCAACGACGCCGTCAATGGCGGCGATCTCGGCGCCTTCAAGACCATGGTCGGCGACGGCATCGCCATGGTGAAGCAGGCAGGGGTGAGCCTTGCCCTCCTCGATCCGCAATTCTTCCCCGGCGTCCGCGAGCCGGAACGCTATCGCGATTTCGTCGCGGCCATCGCCAACACGGCGCGCGGCCAGAACGTGCCGGTGTTCACCCGCTACGACGCCATGCGGGAATGGTATCGCAACGACGCCCAGGCCTTCACCAGCGCGCTGTCCTCCGACGGCTTCCACATGAGCGATGCCGGCTATGACTGCCTCGCCCGCGACATGGCGACCGCGCTCATCGGCATGACCGCGCCTTCGCGCGCCGTGATGGCGCAGACGGCCCGCTAA
- a CDS encoding ligase-associated DNA damage response exonuclease codes for MTLARQRSQNLRPSELLIPTPAGLYCPLADIHIDPMRPVARALITHGHSDHARAGHGAVLATRETLAIMALRYGEGFAGERQEAVPGAVTRIGAVDFRFVPAGHVLGSAQIVVEARGLRIVVSGDYKRERDPTCAGFEPVPCDIFITEATFGLPVFRHPPAHLEVAKLLESVRLFPERTHIVGAYSLGKAQRVMALIREAGFDRPIYIHGAMDKLTDFYMSEGAQLGPIRKVIEAERKSLGGEIVICPPSAIQDLWARKFPDPVTAFASGWMRIRARARQRGVELPLIISDHADWDALQATIREVQAGEIWVTHGEADALVHWCGTVGLKAKPLHLVGYGDEGEAEPAGETDNAVTG; via the coding sequence ATGACACTGGCCAGACAGCGCTCCCAGAACCTGCGCCCTTCGGAGCTGCTGATCCCGACGCCGGCCGGGCTCTATTGCCCGCTGGCCGACATCCATATCGATCCCATGCGCCCCGTGGCGCGGGCGCTGATCACGCATGGCCATTCCGATCATGCGCGCGCCGGCCACGGCGCGGTGCTGGCGACGCGCGAGACGCTCGCCATCATGGCGCTGCGCTATGGCGAGGGTTTCGCGGGCGAGCGGCAGGAGGCCGTTCCCGGTGCGGTGACGCGGATCGGCGCGGTCGATTTCCGCTTCGTGCCCGCCGGGCATGTGCTGGGCTCGGCCCAGATCGTGGTCGAGGCCAGGGGTCTGCGGATCGTCGTCTCCGGCGACTACAAACGCGAGCGCGACCCGACCTGCGCCGGTTTCGAGCCGGTGCCATGCGATATCTTCATCACCGAGGCGACCTTCGGCCTGCCGGTGTTCCGCCATCCGCCGGCGCATCTGGAGGTGGCGAAACTGCTGGAATCCGTCCGGCTCTTTCCGGAACGCACGCATATCGTCGGGGCCTATTCGCTGGGGAAGGCGCAGCGCGTCATGGCGCTGATCCGCGAGGCCGGGTTTGATCGCCCGATCTACATCCATGGCGCGATGGACAAGCTCACCGATTTCTACATGTCTGAGGGCGCGCAGCTCGGCCCTATCCGCAAGGTGATCGAAGCTGAGCGCAAAAGCCTGGGCGGCGAGATAGTGATCTGCCCGCCGAGCGCGATCCAGGATCTCTGGGCCCGCAAATTCCCCGATCCCGTCACCGCCTTCGCCTCAGGTTGGATGCGGATCAGGGCGCGCGCTCGGCAAAGGGGCGTCGAACTGCCCCTGATCATCTCCGACCATGCCGATTGGGACGCTCTCCAGGCGACGATCCGCGAGGTCCAGGCCGGGGAAATCTGGGTCACGCATGGCGAGGCCGATGCGCTGGTGCATTGGTGCGGTACGGTTGGCCTCAAGGCCAAGCCGCTGCACCTGGTCGGCTATGGCGATGAGGGTGAGGCCGAGCCGGCCGGGGAGACGGACAATGCCGTCACCGGCTGA
- a CDS encoding class I SAM-dependent DNA methyltransferase, protein MIEKGSATHSASSGDPTLDRRYTWAKAALKEGDAAACVEILDQTLAQAYHFTAAWHLYGLAQEALGRNEDAATAWRQCLTLDPNDHFGARLDLARIGALSAEEATSENFSGVLFDGYAERFDSHLVETLRYNAPALLQQALARICQETGNPFRFETVYDLGCGTGLMGEAIRNETGFLAGCDLSPRMIERARAKLQDNDAPLYDKLAVAGLTSFLVSRPDASTDLVVAADVFVYLGELAAAFAQSARVLKPGGLLAFTVQSHEAEGVIVGADRRFAHAEGWLRDRLAEARLTPLLIGAASTRQDRGVAVPGLIVVAQKG, encoded by the coding sequence ATGATCGAAAAGGGTTCCGCCACGCATTCCGCCAGCTCGGGCGATCCGACGCTCGACCGCCGCTATACTTGGGCCAAGGCCGCGCTCAAGGAGGGCGATGCCGCAGCCTGCGTCGAGATCCTCGACCAGACCTTGGCGCAAGCCTACCATTTCACCGCCGCCTGGCATCTCTACGGGCTGGCGCAGGAGGCGCTCGGCCGCAATGAGGACGCCGCCACCGCCTGGCGGCAATGCCTGACGCTCGACCCCAACGACCATTTCGGCGCCAGGCTCGACCTCGCCCGCATCGGCGCGCTGTCGGCCGAGGAGGCGACCTCGGAGAATTTCTCCGGCGTGCTCTTCGACGGCTATGCCGAGCGCTTCGACAGCCATCTGGTCGAGACCCTCCGCTACAATGCCCCTGCCCTTCTGCAGCAGGCGCTCGCCCGCATCTGTCAGGAGACGGGCAACCCCTTCCGCTTCGAGACCGTCTATGATCTTGGCTGCGGCACCGGGCTGATGGGCGAGGCGATCCGGAACGAGACCGGTTTCCTCGCCGGCTGCGATCTCTCGCCGCGCATGATCGAGCGGGCGCGGGCGAAGCTGCAGGACAACGATGCGCCGCTCTACGACAAGCTCGCAGTCGCCGGCCTGACCAGCTTCCTGGTGAGCCGGCCGGACGCCTCGACCGACCTCGTCGTCGCGGCGGATGTCTTCGTCTATCTCGGCGAGCTTGCGGCCGCCTTCGCGCAGAGCGCGCGCGTGCTGAAACCTGGCGGCCTGCTCGCCTTTACCGTGCAGAGCCATGAGGCTGAAGGCGTGATCGTCGGAGCCGACCGGCGCTTTGCCCATGCGGAGGGCTGGCTGCGCGACAGGCTGGCTGAGGCGAGACTGACGCCGCTGCTGATCGGGGCCGCGAGCACAAGGCAGGATCGCGGCGTGGCCGTGCCCGGGCTGATCGTGGTGGCGCAGAAGGGCTGA
- a CDS encoding type II toxin-antitoxin system ParD family antitoxin codes for MDVPIGERWQSFVAAAVETGRYVSASDVVTEGLRLVQEREERLLALRQMVEESIARGGSHTSEEVAAAVEAALDEIDMAATSR; via the coding sequence ATGGACGTCCCAATCGGAGAGCGCTGGCAATCTTTCGTCGCGGCTGCGGTCGAGACCGGCCGTTATGTCTCGGCCAGCGACGTCGTCACCGAGGGGCTGCGCCTCGTGCAGGAGCGCGAGGAGCGGCTTCTGGCGCTGCGTCAAATGGTCGAGGAATCCATCGCGCGTGGCGGCTCGCATACAAGTGAAGAGGTCGCTGCGGCCGTCGAAGCGGCCCTTGACGAGATCGACATGGCCGCAACGAGCCGCTGA
- a CDS encoding type II toxin-antitoxin system RelE/ParE family toxin, translating to MRQLRYNDAARDDLLAIARYIRLSSGSSEIARSFVGTFRIQCEKIAALPGTIGRARSELQSDLRSFAFKGYVILFRYVEDTVEIVNILERHRDIGAEFKTDQP from the coding sequence ATGCGGCAGCTTCGCTATAATGATGCCGCGCGAGACGACCTTCTCGCCATAGCGCGATATATTCGCCTGAGTAGCGGCAGCAGCGAAATCGCGCGTTCGTTCGTCGGCACCTTCCGAATTCAGTGCGAGAAGATCGCGGCCTTGCCGGGAACGATAGGACGCGCACGTTCCGAACTTCAGTCGGACCTTCGGAGCTTTGCCTTCAAGGGCTATGTCATCCTCTTCCGATATGTCGAAGACACGGTCGAGATCGTCAATATCCTCGAACGTCATCGAGATATCGGGGCAGAGTTCAAGACCGACCAACCTTGA
- a CDS encoding ligase-associated DNA damage response DEXH box helicase, whose translation MSASAALPPAFLPLAFSAWFASRGWSARPHQLALLEEARAGRSTLLVAPTGAGKTLAGFVPSLVELTEQGREREGLHTLYISPLKALAVDIARNLEMPIAEMGLPIKVETRTGDTSAAKRTRQMERPPDILLTTPEQLALLVSHRDAKPFFASLRRIVLDELHALVTSKRGDLLSLDLARLRTLAPQVSAVGLSATVREPADLQRFLGGTQTPAGLVTVTGGAKARIGILQTASRLPLAGHTTGHAMGEIYKAIGRHKLTLVFVNTRMQAEFAFQALWSINDDNLPIALHHGSLDVAQRRKVEAAMAAGKLKAVVCTATLDLGIDWGDVDLVVNIGAPKGASRLMQRIGRSNHRMDEPSQALLVPSNRFELLECKAAIEAVAEAAQDTAEPRIGALDVLAQHVLGVACSDGFEAGALYEEIRTASPYAGLTRADFDAVVNFVATGGYALRSYERFAKLRQDKVGLWRASHARVIQQYRMNVGTIVESTMLKVRLGRARMAKPGQPSRVTSGGRMLGEIEEYFAETMTPGDTFIFAGEVLRFEGINGNEAICSRAPPGTDPKIPSYNGGKFPLSTFLAARVRAMLANPKEWASLPEEVSAWLNAQRLKSRLPKPGELLVESFPRGGKFYLVAYPFEGRLAHQTLGMLLTRRLERGRMRPLGFVCNDYGIAVWGLGDMTAAIAREALSLDELFAQDMLGDDLEAWLAESALMKRTFRGCAVIAGLIERRFPGQEKSGRQVTMSTDLVYDVLRRHEPEHVLLKAARADAATGLLDIQRLGQMLTRISGHIVHQPLDHVSPLSVSVMLEIGREAVYGEAADEILAEAEAMLIEEAMA comes from the coding sequence ATGAGCGCCTCCGCCGCCTTGCCGCCTGCATTCTTGCCCCTCGCCTTCTCCGCCTGGTTCGCCAGCCGCGGCTGGAGCGCGCGGCCGCATCAGCTTGCCCTGCTGGAGGAGGCCCGCGCCGGGCGCTCGACCCTGCTCGTCGCCCCGACCGGTGCCGGCAAGACGCTCGCCGGTTTCGTGCCATCGCTGGTCGAACTCACCGAGCAAGGCCGCGAGCGCGAGGGGCTGCATACGCTCTACATCTCGCCGCTGAAGGCGCTCGCCGTCGATATCGCCCGCAATCTCGAAATGCCGATCGCGGAGATGGGCCTCCCCATCAAGGTCGAGACCCGCACCGGCGACACCTCGGCGGCCAAGCGCACCCGCCAGATGGAACGGCCGCCCGACATCCTGCTGACGACGCCCGAGCAATTGGCGCTGCTGGTCTCGCATCGCGACGCAAAACCCTTTTTCGCAAGCTTACGCCGTATCGTGCTCGACGAACTGCACGCGCTCGTGACGTCGAAACGCGGCGACCTGCTCTCGCTCGACCTTGCCCGGCTGCGGACGCTCGCGCCGCAGGTCAGCGCCGTCGGTCTCTCCGCCACGGTGCGCGAGCCCGCGGACCTGCAGCGTTTCCTTGGGGGGACGCAGACCCCGGCAGGGCTCGTCACCGTCACCGGCGGGGCGAAGGCGCGCATCGGCATCCTGCAGACCGCAAGCCGCCTGCCGCTCGCCGGCCACACCACCGGCCACGCCATGGGCGAGATCTACAAGGCGATCGGCCGGCACAAGCTGACGCTGGTCTTCGTCAACACGCGCATGCAGGCGGAATTCGCCTTCCAGGCGCTGTGGAGCATCAACGACGACAATCTGCCGATAGCCTTGCATCACGGCTCGCTCGATGTCGCGCAGCGCCGCAAGGTCGAGGCGGCGATGGCGGCGGGCAAGCTCAAGGCCGTGGTCTGCACCGCGACGCTCGATCTCGGCATCGACTGGGGCGATGTCGATCTCGTCGTCAATATCGGCGCGCCCAAGGGCGCGAGCCGGTTGATGCAGCGCATCGGCCGCTCCAACCACCGCATGGACGAGCCGTCGCAGGCCTTGCTGGTGCCCTCCAACCGCTTCGAGCTGCTGGAGTGCAAGGCCGCGATTGAGGCCGTGGCGGAGGCCGCCCAGGATACCGCCGAGCCGCGCATCGGGGCGCTCGACGTGCTGGCCCAGCATGTGCTCGGCGTCGCCTGCTCGGACGGCTTCGAGGCCGGGGCGCTTTATGAGGAAATCCGCACCGCCTCGCCCTATGCCGGGCTGACGCGGGCCGATTTCGACGCGGTGGTGAACTTCGTCGCGACCGGGGGCTATGCGCTGCGCTCCTATGAACGCTTCGCCAAGCTGCGGCAGGACAAGGTCGGGCTTTGGCGCGCGAGCCATGCCCGCGTGATCCAGCAATACCGCATGAATGTCGGCACCATCGTCGAATCGACCATGCTCAAGGTCCGGCTTGGCCGGGCGCGAATGGCTAAGCCCGGCCAACCCTCCCGGGTCACCAGCGGCGGGCGGATGCTCGGCGAGATCGAGGAGTATTTCGCGGAGACGATGACGCCTGGCGACACCTTCATCTTCGCCGGCGAGGTGCTGCGCTTCGAGGGCATCAATGGCAATGAGGCGATCTGCTCGCGCGCCCCGCCCGGCACCGACCCGAAGATCCCCTCCTATAATGGCGGCAAGTTTCCGCTCTCGACCTTTCTGGCCGCCCGGGTCCGCGCCATGCTGGCGAACCCCAAGGAATGGGCCTCGCTGCCCGAGGAGGTCTCGGCCTGGCTCAATGCGCAGCGTCTGAAATCGCGCTTGCCCAAGCCGGGTGAACTCCTGGTCGAGAGCTTTCCGCGCGGCGGCAAGTTCTACCTCGTCGCCTATCCCTTCGAGGGCCGCCTCGCCCATCAGACGCTCGGCATGCTGCTGACGCGGCGGCTGGAGCGGGGGCGGATGCGGCCGCTCGGCTTCGTCTGCAATGATTACGGCATCGCGGTCTGGGGGCTCGGCGACATGACGGCCGCGATCGCGCGCGAGGCACTCAGCCTCGATGAGCTCTTCGCGCAGGACATGCTCGGCGACGATCTGGAGGCGTGGCTGGCCGAATCGGCCCTGATGAAGCGCACCTTCCGCGGCTGCGCCGTCATTGCGGGGCTGATCGAGCGGCGCTTTCCCGGCCAGGAAAAAAGCGGCCGCCAGGTCACGATGTCGACCGACCTGGTCTATGATGTGCTGCGCCGGCACGAGCCCGAGCATGTGCTGCTCAAGGCCGCACGCGCCGACGCTGCCACGGGCTTGCTCGACATCCAGCGGCTTGGTCAGATGCTGACACGAATCAGCGGCCATATCGTGCATCAGCCGCTGGACCATGTTTCGCCGCTCTCAGTCTCGGTGATGCTCGAGATCGGGCGCGAGGCGGTCTATGGCGAAGCGGCCGACGAGATATTGGCGGAAGCCGAAGCGATGCTGATCGAGGAGGCGATGGCGTGA
- the pdeM gene encoding ligase-associated DNA damage response endonuclease PdeM, with product MARSQAVQAQASATAFMLGRLALVPDLSGALWLPDERTLVVADLHLEKGSAYAARGVFLPPYDSAATLAALAAAILRHAPARVIALGDSFHDIHAESRIAPGNLATLRQLQQGRDWLWITGNHDREIGPAMGGETAAGLEIAGVALRHEPDSGETGFEIAGHLHPAAKVRMRGRALRRRCFALSPRRCVMPAMGAYAGGLNLRDAAFRPLFLEGLSAHLLGDGRLFRIDERLLLAD from the coding sequence ATGGCACGATCTCAGGCGGTCCAGGCGCAGGCATCGGCTACAGCCTTCATGCTGGGGCGATTGGCGCTCGTGCCCGATCTGTCGGGTGCGCTCTGGCTGCCGGATGAGCGCACGCTCGTCGTCGCCGATCTGCATCTGGAGAAGGGCTCGGCCTATGCGGCACGCGGCGTCTTCCTGCCGCCCTATGATTCGGCTGCGACGCTGGCTGCACTCGCGGCCGCGATCCTGCGCCACGCGCCTGCCCGCGTGATCGCGCTCGGCGACAGCTTTCACGATATCCATGCCGAAAGCCGCATCGCGCCCGGCAACCTCGCGACATTGCGCCAGCTCCAGCAGGGCCGCGACTGGCTCTGGATCACCGGCAATCATGATCGCGAGATCGGCCCCGCCATGGGCGGCGAGACGGCGGCCGGCCTCGAGATCGCAGGCGTTGCCCTGCGCCACGAGCCTGATTCCGGCGAGACCGGTTTCGAGATCGCCGGCCATCTCCACCCCGCAGCGAAAGTCAGGATGCGCGGGCGCGCCTTGCGGCGGCGCTGCTTTGCCCTGTCGCCGCGCCGCTGCGTCATGCCGGCGATGGGCGCCTATGCCGGCGGCCTGAACCTGCGCGACGCCGCCTTCCGGCCGCTTTTCCTGGAGGGCCTGAGCGCCCATCTGCTCGGCGACGGCCGGCTCTTCCGCATTGATGAGCGGTTGCTGCTAGCTGATTGA
- a CDS encoding glutathione S-transferase yields MPDYTLYYWSVPFRGQFVRAVLSWAGKTWHEAGDDQIQKLMKAQVEDMPVPFMGPPLLIDNPNGFAIAEMPAIILYLGETLDLMPTTPSLRALTMKIVNDANDVIDEITLQGGQSMWTEARWREFVPRLKKWMSFWEETGRRHGLEAESGFLLGGEVPGIADVITATLWTTMADRFSDIAAIFDDAAPLTSALARRVSNLPALTELADKARTDYGNAYCGGHIEASLRKVADTSARRPN; encoded by the coding sequence ATGCCGGACTACACGCTCTACTATTGGTCGGTCCCATTCCGGGGACAGTTCGTGCGGGCGGTTTTGTCTTGGGCGGGCAAAACATGGCACGAAGCCGGCGACGACCAGATCCAGAAGCTCATGAAAGCGCAGGTCGAAGACATGCCGGTCCCCTTCATGGGGCCGCCGCTGTTGATCGACAACCCGAACGGTTTCGCGATCGCGGAAATGCCGGCGATCATTCTCTATCTTGGCGAAACGCTCGACCTGATGCCGACGACACCCTCGCTCAGGGCGTTGACCATGAAAATCGTCAACGATGCCAATGACGTGATCGACGAGATCACTCTTCAGGGCGGTCAGTCGATGTGGACGGAAGCACGATGGCGCGAATTCGTACCGCGCCTCAAGAAGTGGATGTCCTTCTGGGAGGAAACCGGGCGTCGGCATGGGCTTGAGGCGGAGAGCGGCTTTCTGTTGGGCGGAGAGGTGCCGGGAATTGCCGATGTCATCACCGCGACGTTGTGGACGACGATGGCTGATCGCTTTTCCGATATCGCGGCGATCTTCGACGACGCTGCGCCTCTCACGAGCGCTCTTGCCCGTCGCGTTTCCAACCTGCCGGCCCTGACCGAACTGGCCGACAAGGCCCGCACGGATTACGGCAACGCCTATTGTGGCGGGCACATCGAAGCTTCCTTGCGCAAGGTTGCCGATACATCAGCGCGGCGCCCGAACTGA